TAATAAAAATGAGtgttaatataaatacaataatttgtatagaaaaaatatatatggcTAATGTTAATGCTGGTTGTagaatattttatatctttagtTGCCAATTTTCAAGCAGAAAGTTTTCAAGTGATGTTTACGTGTTGAAATGATGACTGATaaaggttttttgtttttgttttgcaggACTGCTATGAAGCTTACTGGTGTTGGGTTGTCTCCTTCTAAACCGACCAAAAATACAAATGACGTATTGGTCAACAGCAGGTCAAATGTGAGTGTAGTGCAGCGCTTGGCTTACGCGTTTGAGGATGGACTGAGCGCCAAGAGCACAGTTAGGACGCTAAGGGAGATCATTTCGGATCTGAGAGAGTACCAAAGGGTAGGTGTAAATGTATTCCTAAGTGTCAAGACTAGGTCTTAGctcttaaattatttaaaagagCTGGAGAGGCGTCTTAACCTAGTTAAGAGTaacaagatggcagcaaagaagaggagatgcacGCTTTCCAATGAAGATATGATGTATTGGAGTTATATGATGACATGGAGTTGATAAAACGATATAAACTTGATTGTCAATTCTTTTTGTAACTGACCTAGTAAGAAATATAACAacttaataaatattacttaaacaataattattatgtttaatgcattttaatacatttaaaggtgctgtatgtgATTTCTCAGATTCGTTGTTGAACACAGATATTTGAAACCAACCCAAACAAACATTGCGCCGCCACCAAAACTCAGACTCCAATCCCAACCTCTGAGTTGCCACCCTGCTCTGAGACGGTCTCGAACCCCAGCCCAATCACTGCTGTCATGTGAGGCGAATGCAGCAGTTTACCTGCAAAACTCTCAGagtctggccactgttacacacgtaatgagagtggatgtctgttcaTCACAGCTGACGCACAACAAAATACTTCACgaaaataaagcgcagatgatgaacaaacgacaaggaagcacaaaagatgaacatacagtacacaagagtgaatacaaacaagagtttgcAAATTTGCAACAATTTtgcttaaaccatcaaaatatgaggaaattttttttttttatgtttatattatttaaatgttttaaaatatgacattgactacaacataatcagtttttaatatttcattggttctctcttggtttttgcatgtgttcataatttctttgtatgacagcctggccattttgaaatttgaatttgaattaatttgaaatttcattatcacatgaaacaattgactccaagcacagctACACGATATGCTTACATCTTTTAACACTTTTATAAAAGTTTAATTAAGTTGAATTAAGGTTGAAGATGTCAGTTTTCATATGGCTGGACATCACATTTGGCCACTACTCTATGCAGTTCATTGACTTGGTGAACTAAAAGACGAATATATCTGAGATTGAAAGACAAATCTCTGTCAGAAAAGCTGCAGCTTCAAGGAACACTGACGCTCACTAGAGCAATTGAAATGGCGCATAGCCATGAGCTCATTAAAACGCGGAGCAAAGTGAAAGTATATTAGAGGAggtttcacgagttcacacttacaaataagtcaggaaAATTCATTGGTAAACttatttggcatgctgtccaaggagagggctccgagctcggtaattGGACCGAACACGGAGTACCCCCCTCCTCCTTTAAGATTATATGAAGTAACCCagagagtgtgaggagacggggtggtggagggattctggaaactgtcaaggatccttgggtgagtttgactgtgattatatacaggcctgaactcatgccgattgggtagatatgttgattacagattgttgacagctggttgagatgatgTAATGATTAAGATGACGTAATGATTGGGTagcttatttgacttgttcctcccGAATTAcgttaataaaatataattaaattctCCCAACAAAATCGTGGCAGAGGAAGAATAAGTAGTTCTGATTGATAAAGAAAAGGACAAAGCTCTAGAAATTAACAGAGTGATAGGAAGAAATGCACAATATGTAACAAAACACACAATCAGAGAGAATATTGTAAGTGCAGAAAGATTGGCCATTTCGCTGTGGTCTGCCACACTAAGAAAGTGCAAGAAGTGACATCTTATGAGGATGCAGGGTCAGCGATGTTCTTAGGCTCTGTTCAAAGTGAGGATGCACCCATTCCACCATGGACTGTCGACATTCTCATGGATGGACAAATAATTCATTTCAAAATTGACTCCACCGCAGACGCCACTGTAATATCCGAGAAAAGCTACAAAATTCTAAAGAACAAAATACCACTGAGCAAAACAAACTTCATACTGAACAGTCCTGGTGGCAAGTTGGAGTGTATGGGCCAACTGAGAACAAAagtaattgtgaaaaaaatatatatacttgaTGAATGCATATGTGGTGAGAGGAACTCATGTTGGAAATCTGCTGGGACGCAGTACCGCAATTCAAATGGGGCTAATAAAACGACTAGACGAAATAAGAGAGAGTGTGTTTGGCTCTTTGGGACTGATGGCATACGAACCAGTTCAGATAATGCTCAAAAGCTCAGCGGAGCCATACAGTGTCCATGTAGCTCGTAGAGTACAAATCCCAATGCTTACGAAGGTCAAACAGGAACTGGATAGAATAGAGTGGTTGGGCGTGATAGAAGAGGTTTCAGAACCCACCCCACGGTGTGCCCGAATGGAGACATTAGGATATACGTCGACCTCAAACGACTGATTGAAGCTTTCATTCGCGAAAAGTATGTTCTAGCAACCTTGGATGACATCACTTCTAAACTGGCAGGGGCAACAGTCTTTTCCAGTCTGGACGTGGCCAGTGGTTTCTGGCAGATTCCACTAGATGATGCCAGCAAGAGGTTGACTACCTTCATATCCCCCTTCAAGAGatactgtttttgttgtttgccGTTCGGCATACCTAGTGCTGCAGAGATATTTCAGAAATGCATGACTGAGCTACTTTGGAACATCGAGGGAGTATGCTGCTACATGGATGACATCTTGGTATATGGTCGTACATGTGAAGAACTTGACCATAGACTTGATGAAGTACTGAAGGCCTTTCATGCCTCAGGGCTGAAGCTAAAGAAAGAAAAGTGCATCTTTGGCCAAAAGGAACTTTTCTTTTGTAGGACACCGTGTCAGTCAAGAAGGCATCAGGCCTGACCCGGAAAAGGTCCGTGCTATTCGGGACCTCAACAAACCCCAAAATCTGACTGAGCTAAAGTGGATGCTGGGTATGATTAATTACCTTTGCCGTTACCTGCCACACAGTGCTACTGTGCTACAGCCGTTGAACAAGCTACTGAAAGCCGATGCAGTGTGGAGATAAAAGTCAAGAAGAGGTGTTCGTAAAGGTGAATGAAATGTTGGCTGCAGCCCCAGTGCTGGCATATTACGATGTGAACAAGCCAACAGTCGTCACTGTCGATGCCAGCAGTTACGGAATAGGGGGCGCACTGCTTCAATTGCTACAATCTGGCAATTGTGCCAGATTAATAGGCCAATGCAACGGAAGGAGCCATTGACAGAGTTACCCCCAGGTCCATGGAGACATCTTGGGGTAGATCTCTGCGAAGTAAGAGGCCATCAATACCTCGTAGTAGTGGACTATTACTCAAGATTTATCGATGGCACGAAGATTTATCATGCcattttctatgatctgtgcatttttcatgaagttttgagcacgtgaaatatacatatttgtattcagttagcggctgtgctgtttttgttttaaacgcatattactcagactcattagagggtgaaaacaacgcaacagaagcatgttggaggcttgatatgaaagtctctggttttgtatgcaaaactaatttttgtgctacctatatggattcagtTTTTATTGGCTCTTAAAGAGAGACAGGCAAATGGGAGCGTAGACGCTCCATccggtcttaaagggttaataacAAGCTTTCTCATTAGTTATCATGTATGAGTATGTACGTATGAGGAAGTATACAGTAAAACACTAAAAGAGACATGTCTAGCGTGATTCGTGACACGCAACAAAGGCTGGAGAATATTTTGGAGGCATGTAAATAACTGTAAGTAGAATGCaaggagcaccttttaacacaatacccaagTATTCAAAAGACAAAGTACTAACTTGCTTGCAATGATAGACTTCTTTAAATAGAGCCGCTACAACTCCACCTgtcctaacagctctgcagacactcataaaagtaaagttaggaggggcGTTTATAGACAGAGGAGTTTGACAAAAATTACATACTGGTGGTACTTTACCtttcaataaaaacaaatgagtaAGTCTGGAATGACCAATTCGGCATCTTGTGTAAACAGTCCGATCATGTCTACTCTCGAAAATAAAATTTACGAAACAACTTTTTATGTTTGGATTAACTTCATATAACTTATTAACACAACTGTTCCATtccatttgccatttttgatatatatacTCAAGTTTATCACAGGTTTGAGATCTGATGGAGGAATTTGACAGTCTGTAATTCTCAAAGAGAGAGCTTTCTTTGCTGCAGCATCTGCAGTTCATTCCCAAATAGTCCCATATGACCTGGAATCTAGCAgaaaataatatcaaaatatttttcCTTTAAAAGTAAGAGTTTTGCTATTATCTTCACTATTATAGGATGGTCAGTTTTAAAAGATTCAAGAGTTTGGAGGCAAGATTTAGAATccgtagggaaaaaaaaaaagtttttgcgTTCTATTTGTTCTAAAGCCAGGAACAATGCACAAGCTTCAGCAGTAAAAATTGAGCTTTCACTTGGAATATGaatactaaaaatattttgaccAAACACTGCTGCTGCAGACAAACCATTCTCTGTCTTAGATCCATCTGTATACACTGGTCTATGGAGAGGAAGACTACATTTTATTCCCCCAAATTCTTGTTTATATTCATTTGGATGAGTCAAGTTCTTCTTTTGATGGGccaaattgttgaatttttttatgttccAAAGAGGAATAGGGCAAGTCTATTTAAATTAATGCCTATGTTCTCCATGTGGGATTTTATACGAATACCAAAAGGACTAATATACTTGGGTCTGGCTTCATACAAATCTTGACATTGAGGGtgaaaaactgaaaagtgaGCTGGATTGCATTTGTAAATTAAGTACTGTAACACAGTTTGTATGTACGGGAAGGAGGAGGTGGGAACCTGCAAACGTCTGttggccacacaaacataaccaaacataaaataaagtccaggcctggtcctctctcgtccttctcTGTTGTCACTcttccttttatgcttccggagctcctccgtgagagacttgAGGCCGGTGCGACTCGCAGCTGAAACCcgttatcactcgcgtcaccggcctcgctcCGTTCCCTCACTGCTTTCGCCCACCCTGCTCGTCACAAGTACTGTTAAAGCACTGTTAAAGTCTCAGATACTccaagacttttactcaagttgtaTTAGAATTGGTGACTTGAAACTTGTAATGAATTTTTGctgtaaggtatctgtacttttactcaagtatggttttcaggtactctttacacctctgctcttTCCACAGTGACAACTTCTAAAAGATTTCTCTTTCGAGTGAATTTTTATGTGGACCTTAAGGTTATCTTTaaatctgaaactctttccacactgatcacatgtaaaaggcctctctccagtgtgaatattcatgtgttctgttggggataaacagtttTAGGACCCTtgaccagatatgttgaatgaAAAATCAGGGGTCAGAGATGCAATCAATTGAAGAAATTTTActaaagaatagtttgcagtttcatcagcagaagccagcttcaagtctcacaaggagtaagtaggccgctctgcgtacattcacattttcacaccaattatactctaacagagtctactaactacgtcattactaaggtaaaaaaaaaatattctgattggctaagagaagatagacaagattagaaatcttccacacatggacagatagtaAGAAGCGTATCTCCATGCATCAGGATGCTGACGAGGGAACCCTGGATTTAGGGACTGGATGTCCCTCTGGGTCATGAAGTGGCGTCTCTCAGTCTCCAGCCGAACTGCCAACTGTCAGGACCTGCACAGAATATTAGCACACAtacacagcttcttcaaggttgAAGTCTGCCCAGGCTCCAACTATAAACAGGAAGGTTTCTCTCTTTTTGATTATATCACCCTTCAGTTCTCTGAGGCTTTTTcgtgtttttaatggctaaatggttatatttatatatttgatacatttatattttatatatttgattgtgtttattgaTATGCCATAATAAAATTCTGTAGCCTACAGACAAAGTTAATACACTAAAAAAGTCCAGTTATGGATGACAAGAACAAACAAagtcaagtttttcaacttcgaatcacTTGTCttcagttccctttcgatacttcactcgcactgcgtatggggaaaggtctcctttttccccgttactgaagccttttacAATAACGCAGTTtgactgcatcgtcattggttcactcatagacaagttgttgaaccaatgacggcgcggcatagctgcgcggcctatggtgACAAAGCCCgtgaatattcccgccgaaatgggtggggtagctatataagcaggcgcttcgccataggatttcagttctctctccttcagcgacgacttcatatcgctcttcgctgatctccggCTGAAGCCTTCGCCGCCTGGAAGAAGCTCGCCTGGGAGAAGTTCTCGCCGCTgtcgaagaggctcccgcagcaGACTGAGCTGAGACCGCCGAACGAAGACAGCGGGACACTCGCTCCGCGGATCTTCGCTCTCTAGCAACTGTTCACCACGCCGCCCTTGTGCCGTCTTCAGCATCTCCTGACTCAGGTGGGACACATGTATATTTTTCCAAGAAGCATATATCTGTTTGCTGAGTTTCTCAGCGTGTCGTTTGCCGGTTTCACCCCGCAAGCCACGTTAATGAGGATGCATGAGCATTTCTAAAAACTAGCCGGTGTGCAGGCCCCCTCCCAGCGGCCCGACCAACCGGCGCcattcaaccccttgtcacgcgggcctggcaggccatccccggagtATCAAGTGGGTTCTGGGGATAATATCTCAAGGCTACTCACTCCAGTTTGCTCACAGACCCCCGCGTTTTTGCGGGGTGCTTCCCACTTCAGTAAACACGGACGACGCTCAcgtcctccgagccgaagtGATGTCTCTATTCGAGAAGGGGCCTATAGAAATGGTCTCCCCTCAGAGAGCGATTTACAGCCATTACTTCCTCATTCCCTAGAGTGAtggtggtctcagacccatcttagacctCAGACTCCTGAACCTTTCCCTCATGAGATGGAAGTTCAAGATGTTAatgctgaagcagatcctcgcgcaggtttgccccggggactggttctgcttGCTGGACCTGAAAAATGCatacttttacatccagatagccccccatctcAGGCAATTCTTGAGAGTCGCATTCGAAGGTGTGGCTTGCCAATAGATGGTCCTTCCATTCGggctgtccctagctcctcgcactttaccaagtgcatgaacgtggcgctttccccactgagacagttgggaatccgggttctcaattatctcgacgactggctcatcctagcccagtcacgagccgagctggagcatcacagatccATGCTACTCAACCACAtggagtgcctgggtctcaggttcaacttagccaagagctcactgctccccagctaACGTATAATGTTCCTGGGTGCAGTCTTCGACTCAGCCCGTATGACGGCTGTAGTATCACCAGAGtgcgctctggccattcagcagctcgcggcatcggtcaggaacagagcctatctccctctgaagtacttccagaggatgctagggctgatggcttccgccttcccggttctgcagctcggccttcttcagatgcggcctctgcaatactggttgaagttccgggtccctcctcacgcctggcggcacggccgcctgcgtctcggggtcaatcaggcctgtttgacagctctgaaaccctggatgaaccctgtatggttcagTCAAGGTGTACCCCTATAGGCGGTGTTCAGAAGAACGGTGCTCTCAACAGATGCACCCAACACAGGTTGGGGTGCTCTTTGcaagggcagaccggccttcggctcgtggtctcacgaAGAAGctatctgcacatcaactgcctcgagatgttggcagtgattcgagcccttcaCGCGTTTTAGACACACCTGACGGGACGCCACGTCTTAagtccagtcggacagcataacaatggtgtcatacataaatcaccagggtggtctttcgtccagccgcttatgcgctctggagaagcgtcttctggaatgggcattaCCGAGGTTTCAGTCGCTCAGAGTGACCCACATAACCGGGAGAACAAACTTGGGAGCAGATATGCTATcccggagcaatgtcccctcagacaagtggatgctccacccccagacggttctcacgatctgggagttcttcgggaagtcagaggtagacctcttcgcctcagaagacaactctcactgcccaatttatttctcgAAGGAGGACGATGCGCTGGCTCACGtctggcccagcaccctcctttacgcttttcccccgatTGCTCTGATCTCGCAGATCATCAGAtgaatcagggaagacaagcacagagtcctcctggtggccctgCTCTagaggagccaagtttggtcctcagagctgttcaggctttccacgaaagctccgtggccgatccccctgagacgggacctcctctctcaggcgaacaggacggTTTGGCATCCCCATccagaactctgggctctgcacctctggtccctcgatgggagcctgctaacctccccggggacgtgctgaataccatctctcaggcgagagctccgtccacgagacgcttctacgcccagaaatggtcggtctttgatGGCTGGTGTTCTGTACGCAACATAAACCCAGTGGAGTGTGATGTATCTCCGATACTGTCTTTTCTCCAGAAGCGCTTAGAACTGGGTCGCACCCCTTCAACGAtcaaagtttacgtagcagccatctcAGCGTTTTacgctcctatcgctggccagtcagtgggacgaaacaaccttgtggtgcgtttcttgagaggttctaggcgattGAATCCTCCTCATCCTCTCACCGTTCCCACCTGGGAtctctctttggtcctcagagctctcaaagggcctccctttgagccactgttcagctgacctcaggcccctgacgctcaaaaccgctctgctacttgcactagcatcggttaagTGTGTTGGCGACTTGCAGgtcctctctgtgagccctgcatgccttgagttcgggcccaacgactccaaggtcgttttgaaacctaggcatggctacatccccaaggtgctctcaactccattcagagcacaaGTCATTTCCCTCTCAGTGCTTCCTCCCTCGTCGGACGAGCGAGATCTGGAATTGCTCTGCCCCGTCAGGGCATTAAGGACCTACGTTgagcgatcacagcctttcCGGCAATCCAATCAGCtctttggtggccgcaccaaagggtcttcggtctcaaagcaacgtcttgCGTGTCGGATAGTCGATGCTATTactctttgttactcctctatgggcctcaactgcccataggagttagagcccactccactagaggaatggcttcctcttgggcctggtctagtggagttttgattaaagacatctgtgaggcagccggctggtcctcgccgtccacttttgtcagattttatcatttggatgtcccgaccttacaagctcggtCATCTCGGTATGATCCAGCGGCCTCTATCGAGCTCCGCTTCATGCCACTCTGGGAGTTAACTCCCTTTTGGTAGTGTAACAAGGGTTCGACGGCTCCAgccttctcacttgtcctctggttccctcgcggtgtccaagacaagtccagtcgttccctgccgtggcacggcgcggttgaattcgttccccatacgcagtacgagtgaagtatcgaaagggaacgtactcagttactaacgtaacctcgttccctgagatacggaacgagtactgcgttacatgccgtgccacgaggctgcggcttcagtgtcgtcgcttcagtcgaatgacctgaaatcctatggcgaagcgcctgcttatatagctaccccgcccatttcggcgggaatattcgcgggctttgtcgccataggccgcgcagctatgccgcgctgtcattggttcaacaacttgtctatgagtgaaccaatgacgatgcagttacactgcgttattgaaaaaggcttcagtaacggggaaaaaggagacctttccccatacgcagtactcgttccgtatctcagggaaccgaggttacgttagtaaccgagtacgtttctGGCCTCCTAGTGATGTGAAATAAGAGCGGGAGTTAaatcagggtgattatttttactttattttgtattttatcttcagtagCCATGTGCAGTGCAAACGAGGcttaaggcttttctccagtgtgaattctcatgtggactataaGGTTTCCTTTgtgtctgaaactctttccacactgttggctgttatgaggcttttctccagtgtgaattctcatgtggattttaaggtgtccttaaggtgatcacatgtgaatggcttctctccagtgtgaatattcatgtgGTAATAAAGGCTCATtttatgtgtgaaactctttccacactgatcacatttaaatggcttctctccagtgtgaattctcatgtgttgCCTGAGGCTTCGTTCCTGTGTGAAGCCATTCCCACACAGagtgcaggtgtaaggcttttctccagtgtgagttctcatgtgggCTATAAGGCCTTCTTTTCGaatgaaactctgtccacactgttggcaggtgaatgggctctctccagtgtgaattctcatgtgggctttaaggcttccttttctaatgaaactctttccacactttTGGCAGAcaaaaggtttctctccagtgtgaatattAATGTGTTCCCTAAGGCTTTGTTCCCGTGTGAAGCCATTCCCGCACAGagtgcaggtgtaaggcttttctccagtgtgaattctcatgtgggctaTAAGGCTTCCTTttcgactgaaactctttccacagtgttggcaggtgtaaggcttttctccagtgtgaactctcatgtggattTTGAGTTTTCCTTTTccaatgaaactctttccacactgttggcaggcaAATGGG
The sequence above is drawn from the Megalobrama amblycephala isolate DHTTF-2021 linkage group LG13, ASM1881202v1, whole genome shotgun sequence genome and encodes:
- the LOC125243492 gene encoding gastrula zinc finger protein XlCGF57.1-like, which produces MRIHTGEKPHTCQECGKSFSRKENLKVHMRNHNGENPYTCQECGKSFSHKGSLIAHIRIHVRENPFACQQCGKSFIGKGKLKIHMRVHTGEKPYTCQHCGKSFSRKGSLIAHMRIHTGEKPYTCTLCGNGFTREQSLREHINIHTGEKPFVCQKCGKSFIRKGSLKAHMRIHTGESPFTCQQCGQSFIRKEGLIAHMRTHTGEKPYTCTLCGNGFTQERSLRQHMRIHTGEKPFKCDQCGKSFTHKMSLYYHMNIHTGEKPFTCDHLKDTLKST